The following proteins are co-located in the Bacteroidales bacterium genome:
- a CDS encoding 4Fe-4S binding protein, which translates to MSKYSMHLLVCGGTGCHASESDAIVCNLRDELEAKGLVDSVQVILTGCFGFCEKGPIVKVMPDNTFYVQVKPEDAQEIVDEHVIKGRKVTRLLYKDPVSKESISDSKHMGFFKKQLRIVLRNCGFINPENIDEYIARDGYQALGKVLSEMSPEEVIKVIKDSGQRGRGGGGFSTGLKWELARKSVSDEKYVVCNADEGDPGAFMDRSVLEGDPHSVLEAMAICGYSIGASSGLIYIRAEYPLAIERLKIAINQAREYGLLGNSIFGTGFNFDITLRYGAGAFVCGEETALIHSMEGLRGEPTVKPPFPAESGYRNKPTNVNNVETFAAIPAIILKGSKWFSSIGTEKSKGTKVFALAGKINNVGLIEVPMGTTLREVIFEIGGGIRGGKKFKGVQTGGPSGGCLTEKHLDTPIDFDNLIAAGSMMGSGAMIVLDEDDCMVSMAKFFLEFTVEESCGKCAPCRIGNKRLHELLGQITEGKGTLEDLDRLKNMSLVIKDTSLCGLGQTSPNPVLSMLENFREEYVAHVTSKKCPAGQCKSLMEYVINAENCVGCTACARVCPVNAITGERKEAHLINAATCIKCGACMEKCKFDAIFIR; encoded by the coding sequence ATGTCAAAATACAGTATGCATCTCCTGGTTTGTGGTGGCACAGGTTGCCATGCCTCGGAAAGTGATGCTATTGTCTGCAATTTAAGAGATGAACTGGAAGCTAAAGGCCTTGTTGATTCTGTACAGGTCATACTTACCGGTTGCTTCGGTTTCTGCGAGAAAGGACCAATTGTGAAGGTAATGCCCGACAATACTTTCTACGTACAGGTGAAACCTGAAGATGCTCAGGAGATTGTGGATGAACATGTTATAAAGGGAAGAAAAGTTACCAGACTTCTATATAAAGACCCTGTAAGCAAGGAATCTATTTCTGATTCAAAGCACATGGGTTTCTTCAAAAAACAACTAAGGATTGTACTCCGCAACTGCGGTTTCATTAATCCTGAGAATATCGACGAGTACATTGCCCGTGACGGATACCAGGCTCTTGGTAAGGTTCTTAGCGAAATGAGCCCTGAAGAGGTGATTAAAGTTATTAAGGATTCAGGCCAGAGAGGGCGCGGTGGAGGCGGTTTCTCAACAGGACTGAAATGGGAACTGGCCCGTAAAAGTGTATCTGACGAGAAATATGTTGTTTGTAATGCCGATGAGGGAGACCCCGGAGCATTCATGGACAGATCAGTTCTTGAAGGTGATCCTCACTCAGTACTTGAGGCAATGGCTATTTGCGGATACAGTATCGGTGCATCAAGCGGACTGATTTATATCCGTGCAGAATACCCGCTGGCAATTGAAAGACTGAAGATTGCGATTAACCAGGCAAGAGAATACGGACTGTTAGGCAATAGCATTTTCGGTACCGGTTTTAATTTCGATATTACTCTGCGCTATGGTGCAGGTGCTTTCGTTTGCGGTGAGGAAACTGCTCTGATACATTCTATGGAAGGTCTGAGGGGCGAACCTACAGTTAAACCTCCTTTCCCTGCAGAATCAGGTTATCGCAACAAACCAACGAACGTAAATAACGTTGAGACATTTGCTGCAATCCCTGCCATCATACTGAAAGGATCGAAATGGTTCAGCAGTATCGGAACTGAGAAATCAAAAGGCACAAAGGTATTTGCACTTGCCGGTAAGATAAATAACGTCGGACTTATAGAGGTACCAATGGGTACAACCCTCCGTGAAGTAATATTCGAAATTGGCGGAGGAATAAGGGGCGGTAAGAAATTCAAAGGTGTTCAGACCGGCGGACCGTCAGGTGGCTGCCTCACAGAAAAACACCTCGACACTCCTATTGATTTCGACAACCTTATAGCTGCCGGCTCAATGATGGGTTCAGGCGCTATGATCGTTCTTGATGAGGACGACTGCATGGTATCAATGGCAAAATTCTTTCTTGAATTTACTGTTGAGGAGTCCTGCGGTAAATGTGCACCCTGCAGAATAGGAAACAAGAGATTACACGAACTGCTTGGTCAGATAACCGAAGGAAAAGGAACTCTTGAAGATCTTGACAGGCTTAAGAACATGAGTCTTGTAATTAAAGATACTTCACTCTGCGGTCTGGGACAGACATCTCCAAATCCTGTTCTTTCGATGCTCGAAAATTTCAGGGAAGAGTATGTTGCCCATGTTACCAGCAAGAAATGCCCTGCAGGTCAGTGCAAGAGTCTTATGGAATATGTTATTAATGCCGAAAATTGCGTCGGATGTACTGCATGCGCAAGGGTTTGTCCTGTGAATGCTATAACAGGTGAGAGAAAAGAGGCTCATCTTATCAATGCTGCAACCTGTATTAAGTGCGGTGCATGTATGGAGAAATGTAAGTTTGATGCAATATTTATCAGATAA
- a CDS encoding iron hydrogenase small subunit, with amino-acid sequence METIKLTIDNKEIEVPGGTTIYKAARELGIDIPTLCYMELHDMGIENKPAGCRICVAEVQGRRNLAPTCSTKCEPGMVVKTHTTRVLNARRTVMEFILSDHPKDCLVCSKSGSCELQDMAHRLGIRDIPGQEYAATSTYRKDTSPSIIRNLDKCIMCRRCEMMCNEVQTVGALSAVNRGFMATVAPAFEQNLEYSTCTYCGQCVSVCPTGALTEVNHVPQVLRALNDPTKTVVVQTAPAVRVALGEEFGMAPGTIVTGKMTAALRALGFDYVFDTDFAADLTILEEGTELLDRLSRHLKGDTTARIPILTSCCPGWVNFFEHYFPDLKDVPSTAKSPQQMFGAIAKSYFAEKIGIDRKDMVVVSIMPCLAKKYECQRDEFSVDGNPDVDYSISTRELANFIKQANIDIKNLHDEEFDNPLGESTGAAVIFGTTGGVIEAACRTAYEVYTGKKLERIDFTELRGMEGVRSATIDFNGLPVNIGIAHGLGNARKLLDDVRSGKSLFHAIEVMACPGGCIGGGGQPLHHGNSDIIKARAKAIYAEDRNKPIRKSHENPFIVKLYDEFLGKPGSEKAHHLLHTHYFDKKKKIIVKK; translated from the coding sequence ATGGAAACAATAAAGCTTACTATTGATAATAAAGAGATTGAAGTACCAGGGGGTACTACAATATATAAAGCGGCAAGGGAGCTGGGGATTGATATTCCTACCCTCTGTTATATGGAGCTGCATGACATGGGTATTGAAAATAAACCAGCTGGCTGCAGGATCTGTGTGGCAGAAGTACAGGGAAGAAGAAACCTTGCTCCTACCTGTTCAACAAAATGTGAACCGGGGATGGTTGTAAAAACACATACAACGAGGGTATTAAATGCACGCAGAACAGTGATGGAATTCATTTTATCAGACCATCCGAAAGATTGTCTTGTCTGCTCCAAGTCGGGCAGTTGCGAACTGCAGGATATGGCCCACAGGCTGGGTATTAGAGATATTCCGGGTCAGGAATACGCTGCAACCTCAACATACAGAAAGGATACATCTCCATCAATTATAAGGAATCTCGACAAATGTATTATGTGCCGTCGTTGCGAAATGATGTGTAATGAAGTGCAGACTGTCGGAGCTCTTTCAGCTGTGAACAGAGGCTTTATGGCAACTGTGGCACCAGCCTTCGAGCAAAACCTTGAGTATTCGACCTGTACCTACTGTGGCCAGTGCGTATCAGTTTGTCCTACAGGGGCACTTACCGAGGTTAATCATGTTCCCCAGGTTCTGAGAGCACTAAATGATCCGACAAAAACTGTTGTTGTTCAGACTGCACCTGCAGTACGTGTTGCCCTCGGTGAAGAGTTCGGAATGGCTCCGGGTACAATTGTTACAGGAAAGATGACTGCAGCTCTGAGGGCTCTTGGATTTGACTATGTGTTTGATACTGATTTTGCTGCTGACCTTACTATACTTGAAGAAGGTACAGAACTTCTTGACAGATTATCGCGCCATCTGAAAGGCGACACAACTGCAAGAATTCCGATTCTTACATCATGCTGCCCGGGATGGGTTAATTTCTTTGAACATTATTTCCCTGATCTTAAAGATGTTCCGTCAACCGCAAAATCACCACAGCAAATGTTTGGTGCTATAGCAAAATCATACTTTGCTGAAAAAATCGGTATCGACAGGAAAGATATGGTTGTTGTTTCAATAATGCCTTGTCTCGCTAAAAAGTATGAGTGCCAGAGAGATGAGTTCTCTGTTGATGGCAATCCTGATGTTGATTATTCAATCTCAACTAGGGAACTAGCTAATTTCATAAAGCAGGCGAACATTGATATTAAAAACCTTCATGACGAGGAATTTGATAATCCGCTTGGAGAATCAACCGGTGCAGCTGTTATTTTCGGAACAACCGGTGGTGTAATAGAAGCCGCCTGTCGTACTGCTTATGAAGTTTATACCGGGAAAAAACTGGAGAGAATTGATTTCACAGAACTGAGAGGAATGGAGGGTGTCCGTTCAGCAACAATTGACTTTAACGGATTACCTGTTAATATTGGTATTGCTCACGGACTTGGAAACGCACGAAAACTGCTCGACGATGTAAGATCAGGCAAATCGCTCTTCCATGCAATTGAGGTAATGGCATGTCCGGGTGGATGCATTGGCGGCGGTGGACAACCATTGCACCATGGTAACTCAGATATCATAAAAGCAAGAGCAAAAGCAATCTATGCTGAAGATAGAAATAAGCCAATCCGGAAATCGCACGAGAACCCATTCATTGTTAAATTATATGATGAGTTTCTTGGTAAACCCGGAAGCGAAAAAGCTCACCATCTTCTTCATACTCATTATTTTGATAAAAAGAAAAAGATCATAGTTAAAAAATAG
- the nuoE gene encoding NADH-quinone oxidoreductase subunit NuoE — translation MSSIKIELRKEDVDFIKSVCASFNNDEQELINVLHSCQEHFGYLPAEVQEVVSEGLNVPVAKIYGVVTFYSFFTMTPKGKHPISICMGTACYVRGAEKVLDEFKKELGINVGESTKDNKFSLSSLRCVGACGLAPVVLVGDKTYGRVAPDDVKNILKEYDQL, via the coding sequence ATGTCCAGTATAAAAATAGAATTAAGAAAAGAAGATGTGGACTTTATAAAAAGTGTGTGCGCATCTTTTAATAACGACGAACAGGAGCTTATTAATGTTCTGCACTCCTGCCAGGAACATTTCGGATATCTCCCGGCTGAGGTTCAGGAGGTAGTATCTGAAGGACTGAATGTACCGGTTGCCAAAATATATGGTGTGGTAACATTCTACTCATTCTTTACGATGACCCCGAAAGGGAAACACCCGATTAGTATATGCATGGGAACAGCCTGTTATGTTAGAGGTGCTGAGAAAGTTCTTGATGAATTCAAGAAAGAGCTTGGGATCAATGTCGGAGAGTCGACAAAGGACAATAAGTTCAGTCTTTCAAGCCTCAGATGTGTAGGAGCATGCGGACTGGCGCCTGTTGTACTTGTCGGCGACAAAACCTACGGCAGGGTTGCTCCGGATGATGTTAAGAACATTCTGAAAGAGTACGATCAATTGTAA
- a CDS encoding cytochrome C → MNRNAIKVILVLFLSLISFFRAEGQLSPGALSNAHSNLEGMSNCTQCHVLGNKVSNEKCLVCHVEIKSRTDINKGYHSSTDVKGKQCFECHSEHNGKNFQIIRFDTTKFDHNNTGYSLSIPHAKQECKVCHNPKYITDQKLKEKKSTFLGLKTECLTCHADYHLRTLSSSCLNCHKEDSFVPASKFNHDNAKFKLAGKHKSVVCAKCHKVETVEGKKFQQFRGIQYSNCTSCHKDPHSNQFGQNCRQCHSEESFKAVSGMNNFDHNKTAFKLEEKHLIVKCNDCHKTKFTDPLKHDRCTDCHSDYHNKQFVKNGVAPDCSECHTVKGFTLFNYSVENHNLNRFPLEGSHAAIPCYECHKKQEKWSFREIGLNCRDCHTDIHKTYISAKYYPEASCISCHNTNRWTSVSFDHSKTDFKLTGAHAGKDCRSCHYKKDVNGAINQRFAGLPKDCSACHTDNHFNQFEKNGITDCNACHTTANWKAPLFNHDNTAFKLDGKHVNVACAKCHKPQQEGSKIYVKYKLKEFKCESCHL, encoded by the coding sequence ATGAACAGGAATGCAATAAAAGTTATACTAGTACTATTTCTTAGTCTGATCTCATTTTTCAGAGCAGAAGGACAGTTGTCTCCGGGTGCGCTTTCAAATGCACATTCGAATCTGGAAGGAATGTCAAACTGTACCCAGTGCCATGTTCTGGGAAATAAGGTATCAAATGAAAAGTGTCTGGTTTGTCATGTTGAAATAAAAAGCAGGACAGATATTAACAAAGGTTACCATTCATCAACTGACGTAAAAGGAAAACAATGCTTTGAATGTCATAGTGAACATAATGGAAAGAACTTTCAGATCATCCGTTTCGATACAACTAAATTTGACCATAATAATACCGGATATTCTCTTTCAATTCCTCATGCAAAGCAGGAATGTAAAGTGTGTCACAATCCAAAGTATATTACAGATCAGAAACTTAAGGAAAAGAAAAGCACATTTCTGGGACTTAAAACGGAATGTCTGACCTGTCATGCAGATTATCATCTCAGAACACTTTCCTCCTCATGTCTGAATTGTCATAAGGAAGACTCCTTTGTTCCAGCTTCAAAATTTAATCACGACAACGCAAAATTTAAGCTTGCAGGAAAGCATAAAAGTGTCGTTTGTGCCAAATGCCATAAAGTAGAAACGGTCGAAGGGAAAAAATTCCAGCAGTTCCGCGGTATTCAGTACAGCAACTGTACAAGTTGTCATAAAGATCCTCATTCAAATCAGTTTGGGCAAAACTGCAGACAATGCCATAGTGAGGAATCTTTTAAGGCAGTGAGCGGTATGAATAACTTCGACCATAACAAAACTGCCTTTAAGCTTGAGGAAAAGCACCTTATCGTGAAATGTAATGATTGCCACAAAACAAAATTCACAGATCCTCTAAAGCATGACCGCTGTACCGATTGTCATTCAGATTATCACAATAAGCAATTTGTTAAGAACGGTGTGGCACCTGATTGTTCTGAATGTCATACTGTTAAAGGATTCACACTGTTCAATTATTCTGTAGAAAACCATAATCTGAACCGCTTCCCTCTTGAGGGATCTCATGCTGCAATTCCATGTTATGAGTGCCATAAAAAGCAGGAGAAATGGAGCTTCAGGGAAATAGGGTTAAACTGCAGGGATTGTCATACAGATATTCATAAGACATATATATCAGCAAAGTATTATCCAGAGGCCAGTTGTATATCCTGTCATAACACAAATCGCTGGACATCAGTGAGTTTTGATCATTCAAAAACTGATTTTAAACTAACTGGTGCTCATGCAGGTAAGGATTGCAGAAGCTGTCATTATAAGAAGGATGTTAATGGTGCTATAAATCAGCGATTTGCCGGATTACCTAAAGATTGCTCAGCATGCCACACTGATAACCATTTTAATCAATTTGAAAAAAATGGAATAACCGATTGTAATGCCTGTCATACCACTGCGAACTGGAAGGCGCCGTTATTCAATCATGATAATACGGCATTTAAGCTCGATGGAAAACATGTAAATGTGGCATGTGCAAAATGTCATAAACCTCAGCAAGAGGGTTCAAAGATCTATGTGAAGTATAAACTAAAAGAATTCAAATGCGAATCCTGCCACTTGTAA
- a CDS encoding NAD(P)-binding domain-containing protein has protein sequence MEQTVESILIYGAAIILCVVVIVIYLRKKTKESRLVDEKIKIAKEEGLHEPVSLHPYVDVNSCIQTGACIAACPEKDILGIRNGKATIINASRCIGHGACFHACPTEAITLRIGTEKRGVELPHVSQNFETNVPGIFIAGELGGMGLIKNAVEQGRQAVENIIKTFNKNHNADYDLIIIGAGPAGISGTLTAKKHGLKYLLLEQDTLGGTVFTFPRKKIIMTSPMDLPLYGKIKLFETSKSELLDLWHTVLNKNGIIVSENSKVESILSESGIFKVTTIKDEQFTSARVLLAIGRRGTPRKLNVPGEMKEKVAYRLLEPEEISGKHIIVVGGGDSAIESALLLADQNHVILSYRNEVFSRIKPLNNIALNKAVAEGKLELKLKSNLLSIEDETIRLSVNDNGEAIELQNDLVYIFAGGELPTQFLEKAGIKITKKFGETVMKH, from the coding sequence ATGGAACAAACTGTTGAAAGTATATTAATATATGGTGCGGCAATCATTCTGTGTGTTGTTGTTATTGTTATTTACCTGCGCAAGAAAACCAAAGAATCCAGGCTTGTTGATGAAAAGATAAAAATTGCAAAAGAGGAGGGTCTTCATGAACCTGTTTCTCTTCATCCTTATGTAGACGTAAACAGTTGTATTCAGACCGGTGCCTGTATTGCTGCCTGTCCTGAAAAAGATATTCTCGGCATCAGGAACGGCAAGGCAACAATAATTAACGCCTCGAGGTGTATTGGTCACGGGGCATGTTTTCATGCCTGTCCCACCGAAGCCATTACTCTGAGAATAGGAACAGAGAAAAGGGGAGTGGAGCTTCCGCATGTCAGCCAGAATTTCGAGACTAATGTCCCGGGGATTTTCATTGCAGGCGAGCTGGGTGGAATGGGCCTTATAAAGAACGCGGTTGAGCAGGGAAGACAGGCAGTTGAAAACATCATCAAGACTTTCAATAAAAACCATAATGCGGATTACGACCTTATAATTATTGGCGCAGGTCCGGCAGGAATTTCAGGAACTCTCACAGCAAAGAAGCATGGACTAAAATATTTACTGCTCGAGCAGGATACCCTGGGAGGAACTGTTTTTACTTTCCCTCGCAAAAAGATAATTATGACTTCACCAATGGACTTGCCTTTGTATGGTAAAATCAAACTGTTTGAGACAAGCAAGTCTGAACTGCTCGATTTGTGGCACACAGTGCTTAATAAAAATGGCATCATTGTTTCGGAAAACTCAAAGGTTGAATCAATTCTGTCAGAAAGCGGAATTTTTAAAGTGACTACTATTAAGGATGAACAATTTACCTCAGCAAGAGTATTGCTGGCAATCGGCAGACGAGGGACACCCCGAAAACTAAACGTTCCGGGAGAAATGAAGGAAAAAGTTGCCTATCGTTTGCTCGAGCCTGAGGAGATTTCGGGAAAACATATTATAGTTGTTGGAGGCGGAGATTCTGCAATTGAATCAGCTTTGCTTCTGGCAGACCAAAACCATGTGATTCTTTCATACCGGAATGAAGTATTCAGCAGAATTAAGCCACTGAATAATATTGCACTTAATAAAGCAGTAGCCGAGGGAAAGCTTGAGTTAAAACTAAAGTCGAATCTATTGTCAATTGAAGATGAGACAATTAGACTTTCAGTTAATGATAACGGAGAGGCTATTGAATTGCAGAACGATCTGGTTTACATCTTTGCCGGAGGTGAATTACCAACTCAATTTCTTGAGAAAGCAGGTATAAAGATCACTAAGAAATTTGGTGAAACGGTTATGAAACATTGA
- a CDS encoding type II toxin-antitoxin system PemK/MazF family toxin — protein MVKRFEVWNIELNPTQGSEINKMRPCLVVSPNEANKFLNTVVIVPMTSTLKPYPTRINCHFKGKNGQLVVDQIRCVDKTRLIQKLGVMDTKTCKEISMLIIETFKY, from the coding sequence ATGGTAAAAAGGTTTGAAGTTTGGAATATTGAACTTAACCCAACTCAGGGTTCAGAAATCAATAAAATGCGTCCATGTCTGGTAGTTTCGCCAAATGAAGCAAATAAATTTCTTAATACTGTCGTAATTGTACCAATGACCAGCACGCTTAAACCGTATCCTACAAGGATTAATTGTCATTTTAAAGGCAAGAATGGACAGCTCGTTGTTGATCAAATAAGATGTGTGGACAAGACAAGATTGATTCAAAAATTGGGTGTTATGGATACCAAAACTTGTAAAGAAATCAGTATGCTCATAATAGAAACTTTTAAATATTGA
- a CDS encoding BlaI/MecI/CopY family transcriptional regulator, with the protein MYLTTAEEQIMKLLWRLERAFIRDLLNEFPDPKPASTTVLTLLKRMIDKGFVSYKLFGNSREYYPLIKKSDYFSDHINGLIKDFFNNSTAQFASFFANETNMNQDELKELRDLVDKKITSKKTKK; encoded by the coding sequence ATGTATCTAACAACCGCTGAAGAACAAATTATGAAATTGCTCTGGAGACTTGAAAGAGCTTTCATTCGTGACCTTTTGAATGAATTTCCAGACCCTAAACCTGCATCAACAACGGTTTTAACATTATTGAAGCGGATGATCGACAAAGGATTTGTGAGTTACAAGCTGTTCGGAAATTCGAGAGAATATTACCCTTTGATCAAAAAGTCAGATTACTTTTCAGATCACATTAATGGATTGATCAAAGACTTCTTCAACAATTCAACTGCTCAATTCGCTTCATTCTTCGCAAATGAAACAAATATGAATCAGGATGAACTTAAAGAACTTAGAGATCTAGTTGATAAGAAAATTACATCAAAAAAGACAAAAAAATGA
- a CDS encoding OmpA family protein: protein MKHSIFIIVFLIILSDLDAQREKVKTFYDNGTLQSKGSVFSYSSFDWRIPKKYAYFKGLKKRDGEWKYWYQNGQLERIENYKATLNLKKLDDLRNKWEDLPHGKWIYYTEQGNKYRDDFFKDGILYNSTKEIYNNNQQVGEITVLKGIWDTIWIKPLSSGPNLILNPDFELFYYKPIPIISNGKSKLEDWIPFWVTPGLFTPDYLSYNRFINVLNYNYLLDFPLPDKFNYAGLALYKKSEPYSEYIQGQIIKPLSKGQKYCLKVSIALASYSGFSVDHLAIHLSTKPIKIHTGTESSFKPQVILSTSKVNNKQFITICDFFIAGGGEQFITIGRFAPAESLEIISRKDMPKTNFGIDLSAYYLIDKVELNEIQDKTECSCNNTTVPIDTIKQVEKPYSLLIENDLTQLKTGNSIILKNVNFQFDSYELLQSADSVLFIVKKFLTDNPNLKLLISGHTDDIGNDEYNLELSINRAKAVYNWLIKNGIDSSRLNFTGFGKKSPLYMDFDERTRAINRRVEVKVLENF from the coding sequence ATGAAACACAGCATATTTATTATCGTCTTCCTGATTATATTATCTGATTTAGACGCACAAAGAGAAAAAGTCAAAACATTCTATGATAATGGGACATTGCAATCAAAAGGGTCCGTCTTTTCCTATTCCAGTTTTGATTGGCGCATCCCTAAGAAATATGCATATTTCAAAGGATTGAAAAAGAGGGATGGAGAGTGGAAATACTGGTATCAGAATGGACAATTGGAAAGGATCGAAAACTACAAAGCTACCCTAAACTTAAAAAAACTGGATGATCTTAGAAATAAATGGGAAGACCTACCTCACGGGAAATGGATCTACTATACAGAACAAGGAAATAAGTATCGAGATGATTTCTTTAAAGACGGGATCCTTTACAATTCCACTAAGGAGATTTACAACAATAATCAACAAGTTGGTGAAATAACAGTCTTAAAAGGTATTTGGGATACGATTTGGATTAAACCGCTCTCAAGTGGACCTAATTTAATCTTGAATCCGGACTTTGAGCTATTCTACTACAAACCTATACCAATAATTTCTAATGGAAAATCAAAGCTCGAAGATTGGATTCCCTTTTGGGTGACTCCTGGACTATTCACACCTGATTATTTAAGCTACAACAGGTTCATCAATGTTTTAAACTACAACTACCTTCTTGATTTCCCTCTTCCTGATAAATTCAACTATGCTGGACTAGCTCTATATAAAAAATCAGAACCTTACTCAGAGTACATCCAAGGTCAGATTATTAAACCATTATCCAAAGGACAAAAATACTGTTTAAAGGTGTCTATTGCCCTGGCTTCCTACTCGGGATTTTCGGTGGATCATCTTGCGATCCATCTTTCAACCAAACCGATTAAAATACATACCGGAACTGAATCATCATTTAAACCTCAGGTAATCCTATCAACATCAAAAGTTAATAATAAACAGTTCATTACAATATGTGACTTTTTTATCGCAGGAGGAGGAGAACAATTTATTACTATTGGGAGATTTGCTCCGGCAGAGAGTTTAGAGATCATTTCAAGGAAAGATATGCCTAAGACTAATTTTGGTATAGACCTCTCTGCATACTATTTAATTGACAAGGTTGAACTAAATGAGATACAGGATAAAACGGAATGCTCATGTAATAACACAACAGTTCCAATTGATACAATAAAACAAGTAGAAAAGCCTTATTCATTGCTCATAGAAAATGATTTAACTCAACTCAAAACAGGTAATTCTATTATTCTAAAAAATGTCAATTTTCAGTTTGACAGTTATGAGTTACTTCAAAGTGCTGACAGTGTACTTTTTATCGTTAAGAAATTTCTAACTGACAATCCAAACTTAAAACTTCTCATTTCCGGACATACAGATGATATTGGAAACGACGAATACAATTTAGAATTATCAATCAATAGAGCAAAAGCAGTATATAATTGGCTAATTAAAAATGGGATTGACTCATCTAGACTAAACTTCACCGGTTTTGGTAAAAAATCTCCTTTATATATGGACTTTGACGAAAGGACTAGGGCCATTAACAGGAGAGTAGAGGTAAAAGTCCTGGAAAACTTTTGA